One stretch of Zhihengliuella flava DNA includes these proteins:
- a CDS encoding deoxyguanosinetriphosphate triphosphohydrolase, whose translation MLKPIPGYEPYDHERWVPEPPKKSYRSSFERDRARVLHSSALRRLGAKTQVVAPYSDDFVRTRLTHSLEVAQVGRELGATLGCDPDVVDTACLAHDLGHPPFGHNGEKALDQLAAQIGGFEGNAQTLRLLTRLETKTFRHNGASAGLNLTRAALDAACKYPWARPDAPVRNGQKTRKFGVYADDMPVFEWLRAGDETHGMRPEPGQTCIEAQVMDLADDISYSVHDVEDAIVAGRFQLRWIQDPDHRDRVIEYTRRWYLPGVDDATISAALGRLEASQEWVPIATGSRRSMAALKDMTSQFIGRFCSAAIDATRAEYGSDPLTRFNGRLIVPEETDHEIAAMKGLATAYVMTSDERQPIYERQRQMLADLVGLLTETGDQYLEPIFAADWHDARDDGGRLRAVIDQVASLTDASAIEWHRTLVQGEPFRNELY comes from the coding sequence ATGCTGAAGCCGATCCCCGGGTACGAGCCCTACGACCACGAGCGCTGGGTCCCGGAGCCGCCCAAGAAGTCCTACCGGTCCAGCTTTGAGCGGGACCGCGCCCGCGTGCTCCATTCCTCGGCACTGCGCCGGCTCGGGGCCAAGACTCAGGTGGTGGCGCCGTACTCGGATGACTTCGTCCGCACGCGGCTGACCCACTCGCTTGAGGTGGCTCAGGTCGGCCGGGAGCTGGGCGCGACGCTCGGCTGCGATCCCGACGTCGTGGACACGGCGTGCTTGGCTCACGATTTGGGCCACCCGCCGTTCGGGCACAACGGTGAGAAGGCCTTGGATCAGCTCGCCGCACAGATCGGCGGGTTCGAGGGCAACGCGCAGACGCTGCGCCTGCTCACCCGCCTCGAGACCAAGACGTTCCGTCACAACGGGGCCTCGGCGGGGCTGAACCTGACGCGGGCAGCGCTCGACGCCGCCTGCAAGTATCCGTGGGCGCGTCCGGACGCCCCCGTGCGGAACGGCCAGAAGACGCGCAAATTCGGGGTGTACGCCGATGACATGCCCGTCTTTGAATGGCTACGAGCGGGGGATGAGACGCACGGGATGCGTCCCGAGCCGGGCCAGACGTGCATTGAGGCCCAAGTCATGGACTTGGCCGATGACATCTCCTATTCGGTGCACGATGTCGAGGACGCCATCGTCGCCGGGCGGTTCCAATTGCGCTGGATTCAGGATCCCGATCACCGGGACCGGGTCATCGAATATACGCGCCGGTGGTACCTCCCCGGCGTCGATGATGCGACGATCAGCGCCGCACTCGGCCGCCTCGAGGCGAGCCAGGAATGGGTTCCGATCGCCACGGGGTCGCGGCGCTCGATGGCGGCGCTGAAGGATATGACCAGTCAGTTCATCGGCCGGTTCTGTTCCGCGGCGATCGACGCCACACGCGCCGAGTATGGGAGCGATCCGTTGACGCGTTTTAATGGCCGGCTCATCGTCCCCGAAGAGACGGATCATGAAATCGCGGCGATGAAGGGGCTCGCGACGGCCTATGTCATGACGAGCGACGAACGCCAGCCGATTTATGAGCGGCAGCGCCAGATGCTCGCTGATCTCGTGGGGCTGCTCACCGAGACGGGCGACCAATACCTCGAGCCGATCTTCGCTGCCGATTGGCACGACGCCCGTGACGACGGCGGCCGCCTGCGTGCCGTGATTGACCAAGTCGCGTCGCTGACGGACGCGTCCGCGATCGAGTGGCACCGCACGCTGGTTCAGGGCGAGCCGTTCCGCAACGAGCTCTACTAG
- the dusB gene encoding tRNA dihydrouridine synthase DusB, with translation MPADGGSATRLELPPLQLGNLTIDTPVVLAPMAGITNKAFRRLCREYGGGLYVTEMVTSRALVERNEKSMRIISHDEDESVRSVQLYGVEPKTVGAAVRMLVEEDRADHIDLNFGCPVPKVTRKGGGSALPWKTELFESIIRSATREAAQGNIPLTIKMRKGVTDDHLTFLDAGRIAREYGVAAVTLHGRTTGQFYSGQADWAAIKELREALPDVPVLGNGDIWTAEDAIRMVRETGVDGVVIGRGCQGRPWLFGDLQAAFEGSDQRFTPTLAEVGETFYRHAELLIDYFGNEEQALRDIRKHVAWYFKGYAVGGELRAAMATVGTLEQLRALLSELNPDAGYPGADAEGPRGRAGTPKRPALPDGWLDSRDLSEAHRAMIAAAESDVSGG, from the coding sequence GTGCCCGCCGACGGCGGCTCCGCGACCCGGCTGGAACTGCCGCCGCTGCAACTGGGCAACTTGACGATCGACACCCCGGTGGTGCTGGCGCCGATGGCGGGCATCACGAACAAGGCGTTCCGACGCCTCTGCCGCGAGTATGGCGGCGGGCTGTACGTGACGGAAATGGTGACCTCGCGCGCCCTCGTTGAGCGGAACGAGAAGTCGATGCGGATCATCTCCCACGACGAGGACGAATCGGTCCGGTCAGTACAGCTCTACGGTGTGGAGCCGAAGACCGTGGGCGCTGCCGTGCGCATGCTCGTCGAGGAGGACCGCGCGGATCATATCGACCTGAACTTTGGCTGCCCCGTCCCCAAGGTGACGCGCAAGGGCGGTGGCTCGGCGCTGCCGTGGAAGACGGAGCTGTTTGAATCCATCATTCGTTCCGCCACGCGCGAGGCTGCGCAGGGGAACATTCCGCTGACGATCAAGATGCGTAAGGGCGTCACCGACGATCACTTGACGTTCCTCGACGCCGGGCGAATCGCCCGCGAGTACGGGGTGGCCGCCGTCACGCTGCACGGCCGCACGACCGGCCAGTTCTACTCGGGGCAGGCGGATTGGGCGGCCATCAAGGAGCTGCGCGAGGCGCTTCCGGACGTCCCGGTGCTGGGTAATGGAGACATTTGGACCGCCGAGGACGCCATCCGGATGGTGCGTGAGACGGGCGTCGACGGCGTGGTGATTGGCCGCGGGTGCCAAGGCCGTCCGTGGCTGTTTGGTGACTTGCAGGCCGCGTTTGAGGGTAGCGACCAGCGGTTCACGCCAACGCTGGCGGAGGTGGGCGAAACGTTCTACCGCCACGCCGAGTTGTTGATCGATTACTTCGGTAACGAGGAGCAGGCGCTCCGGGACATCCGCAAGCACGTGGCCTGGTACTTCAAGGGGTATGCCGTCGGCGGTGAGCTGCGCGCCGCGATGGCCACCGTCGGCACACTGGAACAACTGCGCGCGCTCCTGAGCGAGCTCAACCCCGACGCCGGCTACCCCGGCGCCGACGCCGAGGGGCCACGCGGGCGCGCGGGCACCCCGAAGCGCCCGGCGCTGCCGGATGGTTGGCTCGACTCTCGTGACTTGAGCGAGGCGCACCGGGCCATGATTGCCGCCGCCGAGTCCGACGTCTCCGGCGGGTAG
- a CDS encoding YibE/F family protein, translating to MGHAHGHDDVRIHDPARRRRARLLLTAILIPLGLLTVIGTWFLWPSGGADRVQLDDPYSTAAGVSMVSGEVERVVNETCPSSGDLEAAGGEAQQCDVAYVRPNAGGGAVPVEVPPEILAATGVEPGDQIRYLDLREAVTGSAAPYIFVDFVRAAPILLLAAAYAFVVVLVARWRGFRALLGLIGAYLVLAHFMIPALVEGKPALLVGLVGSALIMIAVLYFAHGFTARTTTALLGTIFGLAVTTALAAWATDAVHLTGVGDDAKYTLVNQVPELSLSGIILCGLLVAGLGVLNDVTITQSSAVWELAEANPHRSARELFTSAMRIGRDHIASTVYTIAFAYAGAVLPMLILVTLYDRALLDTFTSGELAEEVVRTLVGSIGLVLAIPVTTAIATAVVKAVGTGDVGAASRSAATRGSSDGSVAPRRRSGRRSAAHADGSGPPIG from the coding sequence ATGGGCCACGCGCACGGGCACGACGACGTCCGGATCCATGATCCGGCGCGTCGCCGCAGGGCCCGCCTCCTTCTCACCGCGATCCTCATTCCGCTCGGCCTGCTCACGGTGATCGGCACGTGGTTCCTGTGGCCCAGTGGGGGAGCGGATCGTGTCCAGCTCGATGACCCGTACTCCACGGCCGCCGGGGTGTCCATGGTCTCCGGCGAAGTGGAGCGCGTGGTCAATGAGACGTGCCCGTCCAGTGGCGACCTCGAGGCCGCGGGCGGCGAGGCGCAACAGTGCGACGTGGCCTATGTTCGTCCCAACGCTGGCGGCGGGGCCGTTCCCGTGGAAGTTCCGCCGGAAATCCTCGCGGCCACCGGCGTCGAACCCGGCGATCAGATTCGCTACTTGGACCTGCGCGAGGCGGTCACCGGATCCGCGGCTCCCTATATTTTTGTGGACTTTGTCCGCGCGGCGCCGATTCTGCTGCTCGCCGCCGCCTACGCGTTCGTCGTCGTCCTCGTGGCGCGGTGGCGCGGTTTCCGCGCCTTGTTGGGCCTCATCGGCGCCTACCTCGTCTTGGCTCATTTCATGATCCCTGCACTCGTGGAGGGCAAGCCGGCCCTGCTGGTGGGCCTAGTGGGTTCGGCGCTGATCATGATCGCGGTCTTGTACTTCGCGCACGGGTTTACGGCCCGGACGACGACGGCGCTGCTGGGCACGATCTTTGGCCTCGCGGTGACCACGGCGTTGGCGGCGTGGGCCACCGACGCCGTGCACCTCACCGGCGTCGGCGACGACGCCAAGTACACGCTGGTCAACCAAGTCCCGGAGCTCAGCCTGTCCGGCATCATCCTGTGCGGACTGCTGGTGGCCGGCCTCGGCGTGCTCAACGACGTGACGATCACGCAATCGTCCGCCGTGTGGGAACTTGCGGAGGCAAATCCGCACCGCAGCGCCCGCGAGCTCTTTACCTCGGCCATGCGCATTGGGCGGGACCACATCGCGTCGACGGTGTACACGATCGCGTTCGCCTACGCGGGCGCCGTCTTACCCATGCTGATCCTCGTCACGCTCTACGACCGGGCGCTACTGGACACCTTTACCTCAGGGGAGCTCGCCGAGGAGGTCGTGCGAACGCTGGTCGGTTCCATCGGATTGGTGCTGGCGATCCCGGTCACGACGGCGATTGCCACCGCCGTCGTCAAGGCCGTCGGCACCGGGGACGTGGGAGCCGCCTCGCGGTCTGCTGCCACGCGCGGCTCGTCGGACGGCTCCGTGGCCCCGCGTCGACGCTCTGGCCGCCGCAGCGCGGCGCACGCGGACGGCTCGGGCCCGCCCATCGGCTGA
- a CDS encoding GNAT family N-acetyltransferase, which translates to MAAELTYRPWRDGDDLELIQIWGDPATPQAHVDRTMLRPDSEEPWARTMVAEDQGVPIAAATLFASTLHPDRLWCFAEVARDHRRHGIATELVRRLRAEVPAGGPQELKSRYTEEGADAAAASGFAASLGQHPIMRSRAVVIEPGGMKLPNFSEDGLTLDESATGSVELTRLVVDFYNAVHGWDRSEMTLGRAQTMLLAESTGAKGAVVLRDKPQPAGGRIQAFAVSYEPDRVDAPADVLVGWDPALAEDDAREAVFGLLAMLAHQYPVKVEVDDAMTALVEVVDGLVAARQATVITTTRIVATA; encoded by the coding sequence ATGGCAGCAGAGCTCACCTACCGCCCTTGGCGCGACGGGGATGATCTGGAACTGATTCAGATCTGGGGTGATCCCGCGACGCCGCAGGCTCACGTGGACCGCACCATGCTGCGGCCAGACTCTGAGGAACCCTGGGCGCGCACCATGGTGGCCGAGGACCAGGGCGTGCCGATCGCCGCGGCAACGCTGTTTGCCTCGACCCTGCACCCTGACCGCCTGTGGTGTTTTGCGGAGGTCGCGCGCGATCACCGGCGCCACGGAATCGCCACGGAATTGGTGCGCCGCCTGCGTGCGGAGGTCCCTGCCGGCGGACCGCAGGAGCTGAAGTCCCGCTACACCGAGGAGGGCGCCGACGCGGCCGCCGCGTCAGGATTCGCCGCCTCGCTGGGGCAACATCCCATCATGCGCTCCCGCGCCGTTGTGATTGAGCCCGGCGGCATGAAGCTGCCGAACTTCTCCGAGGACGGACTCACGCTGGACGAGTCGGCCACGGGCTCCGTGGAGCTGACCCGCCTCGTCGTGGACTTCTACAACGCGGTCCACGGGTGGGATCGCTCGGAGATGACCCTGGGACGCGCGCAGACCATGTTGCTCGCCGAATCCACCGGTGCCAAGGGCGCCGTCGTCCTGCGCGATAAGCCTCAACCCGCTGGCGGTCGGATCCAAGCCTTCGCCGTGAGTTACGAGCCGGACCGCGTGGACGCCCCGGCGGACGTGTTGGTGGGATGGGATCCGGCCCTGGCCGAGGACGACGCCCGCGAGGCCGTGTTTGGCTTGCTGGCCATGTTGGCCCACCAGTACCCCGTTAAGGTGGAGGTGGACGACGCGATGACCGCGCTGGTCGAGGTGGTGGACGGGCTCGTGGCCGCTCGGCAGGCCACGGTCATCACCACCACCCGCATCGTCGCCACGGCTTAG
- a CDS encoding glycine--tRNA ligase, producing MAPQSTLDQVISLAKRRGFVFQAGEIYGGSRSAWDYGPLGTELKENIKREWWQNFVRGREDMVGLDSSIILPKAVWEASGHVKTFTDPLVECTQCHKRHREDHLIEAFVAKKGRQPNDGMSEIACPDCGTKGQFTEPQLFSGLVKTYLGPVDSESGLHFMRPETAQGIFVNFSNVLNASRKKPPFGIGQIGKAFRNEITPGNFIFRTREFEQMEIEYFTAPEDAGEWFDRWVKDCWDWFIDLGINPENMRQFDVPEDERAHYSAGTIDFEYRFGFQGSEWGELMGVANRTDFDLTSHKEASGADLSFFDQASGERFVPYVIEPSFGLTRSMMAFLVDAYTEDEAPNSKGGVDKRTVLKLDPRLAPVKAAVLPLSRNEKLSPQARELASVLRKRWNIDFDDAGAIGRRYRRQDEIGTPFCITFDFDSLEDQAVTIRERDAMTQERVALDQVESYLAERLRGA from the coding sequence ATGGCACCGCAATCCACGCTCGATCAGGTCATCTCCCTCGCCAAGCGGCGCGGATTCGTTTTTCAGGCCGGTGAGATCTACGGCGGTTCCCGCTCCGCGTGGGACTACGGGCCCCTCGGCACGGAACTGAAGGAAAACATCAAGCGCGAGTGGTGGCAGAACTTCGTTCGCGGCCGCGAGGACATGGTGGGGCTGGACTCGTCGATCATCCTTCCCAAAGCCGTCTGGGAAGCTTCGGGGCACGTGAAGACCTTCACGGACCCCCTCGTCGAGTGCACCCAGTGCCATAAGCGGCACCGCGAGGATCACCTCATCGAAGCGTTTGTGGCCAAGAAGGGCCGCCAGCCGAACGATGGCATGAGCGAGATCGCCTGCCCCGATTGCGGCACCAAGGGGCAGTTCACCGAGCCACAGCTCTTCTCCGGTTTGGTTAAGACATACCTCGGCCCGGTGGACAGCGAGTCGGGGCTGCACTTCATGCGCCCGGAGACCGCCCAGGGAATCTTCGTGAACTTCTCCAACGTGCTCAACGCCTCCCGGAAGAAGCCACCGTTCGGCATCGGCCAGATCGGCAAGGCGTTCCGGAATGAGATCACGCCGGGCAATTTCATCTTCCGCACCCGCGAGTTTGAGCAAATGGAGATCGAGTACTTCACCGCGCCCGAGGACGCGGGCGAGTGGTTCGACCGCTGGGTGAAGGACTGCTGGGACTGGTTCATCGACCTGGGGATCAACCCGGAGAACATGCGTCAGTTTGATGTGCCCGAGGACGAGCGCGCGCATTACTCTGCCGGCACCATCGATTTCGAGTACCGATTCGGCTTCCAAGGCTCCGAATGGGGCGAGCTCATGGGCGTGGCCAACCGGACGGACTTTGACCTTACCTCTCACAAAGAGGCTTCCGGGGCGGACCTGTCCTTCTTCGATCAGGCCTCGGGCGAGCGGTTCGTGCCCTACGTGATCGAGCCCTCCTTCGGCCTGACCCGGTCCATGATGGCCTTCCTCGTCGACGCCTACACCGAGGACGAGGCGCCGAACTCCAAGGGCGGCGTCGACAAGCGCACGGTCCTGAAGCTGGATCCGCGCTTGGCGCCGGTCAAGGCCGCGGTGCTGCCGCTGTCCCGGAACGAGAAGCTCTCGCCGCAGGCCCGCGAGCTCGCCAGCGTGCTGCGCAAGCGCTGGAACATTGATTTCGACGACGCCGGCGCAATCGGTCGCCGCTACCGCCGCCAGGACGAGATCGGAACACCGTTCTGCATTACCTTCGATTTCGATTCCCTCGAGGATCAGGCCGTGACCATCCGTGAGCGGGACGCCATGACCCAGGAGCGCGTGGCGCTGGATCAGGTGGAGTCGTACCTCGCTGAGCGTCTGCGGGGCGCCTAA
- a CDS encoding DMT family transporter, with amino-acid sequence MSAERAALPVPVGVAIAVIAGSAMPLQGRVNGALSTELGHGIEAATISFGVGLLLLALACLTPPGRRGLSRLRSHVAAGDVPAWYLLAGTIGAFFVISQGLVVTILGVALFTVANVAGQVASGLVADRVGFGPGGPRPVSTRRAVGALLALVGVGVAVWPTLAERGVGFEVVGPLLLPLTAGLLMGFQQAMNGVQTRYAGSPLPATFVNFAVGTAALVVTLLVMTAAGTPMAPLPPVWWMYLGGPLGVCFIAASAVLVRFLGVLVTGLGLIAGQLLGSLAIDVFLPVAGAQVELATVAGTAVALGAVVIASVQRGAPGHR; translated from the coding sequence GTGAGCGCTGAGCGCGCCGCACTCCCCGTGCCCGTCGGCGTCGCGATCGCTGTGATCGCCGGAAGCGCCATGCCGCTCCAAGGGCGAGTTAACGGCGCGCTCTCCACCGAGCTGGGGCACGGGATTGAGGCCGCCACGATTTCCTTCGGCGTCGGACTCCTCCTGCTGGCGCTGGCCTGCCTCACCCCGCCCGGCCGGCGCGGCCTCAGCCGATTGCGCAGCCACGTCGCCGCCGGCGACGTTCCCGCGTGGTACTTGCTGGCCGGCACCATCGGTGCCTTCTTTGTGATCTCTCAGGGCCTGGTGGTGACGATCCTCGGGGTCGCCCTCTTCACCGTGGCTAATGTGGCGGGGCAAGTGGCCTCCGGCCTCGTCGCGGATCGGGTCGGTTTTGGGCCGGGCGGCCCGCGGCCCGTCAGCACGCGCCGTGCGGTCGGAGCCCTACTGGCCCTGGTGGGCGTGGGCGTCGCCGTGTGGCCCACCTTGGCCGAGCGCGGCGTCGGATTCGAGGTGGTGGGTCCGCTGTTGCTGCCGCTCACGGCGGGACTGCTCATGGGCTTCCAGCAAGCCATGAACGGCGTCCAGACGCGCTACGCGGGTAGCCCTCTGCCGGCGACCTTCGTGAACTTCGCCGTCGGTACCGCCGCGTTGGTGGTGACGCTACTCGTGATGACGGCCGCTGGAACGCCGATGGCGCCGCTTCCGCCGGTCTGGTGGATGTACCTCGGCGGGCCGCTGGGGGTATGCTTCATCGCCGCTTCAGCGGTCCTGGTGCGCTTCCTCGGGGTCCTCGTCACGGGCCTGGGCCTCATCGCGGGACAACTCCTCGGCTCGCTCGCCATCGACGTCTTTCTTCCGGTGGCGGGCGCACAGGTGGAACTCGCCACAGTGGCGGGAACTGCGGTGGCACTCGGCGCCGTCGTGATCGCCTCCGTGCAGCGCGGAGCGCCCGGACATCGCTAA
- a CDS encoding RNA-binding S4 domain-containing protein: MSDFDPNTVSIRDESIRLGQLLKLANFVEDGIEAKALIEQGLVKVNGEVETRRGRQVRVGDSVTLDETTLTVQSHDASIG, from the coding sequence ATGAGCGACTTCGACCCAAACACCGTGTCCATCCGCGACGAGTCCATCCGGCTGGGGCAGTTGCTCAAACTCGCCAATTTCGTCGAAGACGGTATTGAGGCCAAAGCGCTCATCGAGCAAGGTCTCGTCAAAGTCAATGGCGAGGTGGAAACCCGTCGGGGCCGGCAGGTGCGCGTCGGGGACTCGGTGACGCTGGACGAGACCACGCTCACCGTGCAGAGCCACGACGCGTCGATCGGCTAG
- a CDS encoding alpha/beta hydrolase — translation MTNVWSPEVVWSRPENERDGTPLIVMFHGYLSHERDLIGLAPMLPDEFTLASVRAPHALGPGYTWFPLLHEPEYSIDRVTSAVDDVISWLETVEQRHSSVTLLGFSMGMAVATSVLRRRPAGIDAVVGLSGFAIPTPSDYFADDALRARRTPLFWGRGDADQIITEDKIEFTNEWAHAATDLTKMMYTGLAHSINQAEMGHVAEFLRAKVLTA, via the coding sequence ATGACCAACGTATGGAGCCCCGAAGTCGTCTGGAGCCGGCCCGAGAACGAGCGCGACGGCACGCCGCTGATCGTCATGTTCCACGGCTACCTGTCCCACGAGCGGGACTTGATCGGCCTCGCGCCGATGCTGCCGGACGAGTTCACGCTGGCCTCGGTGCGCGCCCCACATGCGCTTGGTCCGGGGTACACGTGGTTTCCGCTCTTGCACGAGCCGGAGTACTCCATTGACCGGGTGACGTCCGCCGTCGACGATGTCATCTCCTGGCTCGAGACCGTGGAGCAGCGGCACTCGTCCGTGACGCTGCTCGGCTTTTCCATGGGCATGGCCGTGGCCACCAGCGTACTGCGGCGCCGCCCCGCAGGGATCGACGCGGTGGTGGGCCTGTCCGGTTTTGCGATCCCGACGCCGAGTGACTACTTCGCCGACGACGCGCTGCGCGCGCGGCGCACGCCGCTTTTCTGGGGCCGGGGGGACGCGGATCAGATCATCACGGAGGACAAGATTGAGTTCACTAACGAGTGGGCTCATGCCGCCACGGATCTCACCAAGATGATGTACACCGGCCTAGCCCACAGCATCAATCAGGCCGAGATGGGGCACGTGGCCGAGTTCCTCCGGGCCAAGGTCCTGACCGCTTAA
- the metX gene encoding homoserine O-acetyltransferase MetX — MLRVLSTGPYTFDAGGQLDAVDIAFETWGTLNAQASNAVLLLHALTGDPHVARGSSEEAGWWDGFVGPGAPIDTDRYFVVAPGMVGGCNGSTGPGSAAPDGRAYGSRFPLTTLRDAVRLEARLADALGVDVWHTVLGGSMGGARALEWAATFPERVQRCVPIATTAASTAEQIAFAQIQTQAIRLDPRFDGGDYYSAPATAPGGVAGLGEGPVAGLGIARRMAHITYRSDVEFHARFGRQAQAGEDPYAALPGERGRYQIESYLDHQAGKLVGRFDANAYLIITEALMSHDVGRGRGGLARVLGSLGHIQFLVAAVDSDRLYWPAQSEEMARLLGAGPVEYITTPIGHDGFLTDAQQLAGALRRRIFTD, encoded by the coding sequence ATGCTGCGCGTGCTGTCCACGGGGCCGTACACGTTTGACGCCGGCGGGCAGCTCGACGCCGTCGACATCGCCTTCGAGACGTGGGGCACCCTCAACGCGCAGGCCTCCAATGCCGTCCTGCTGCTGCACGCCCTCACGGGGGATCCGCACGTGGCCCGCGGTAGCAGCGAGGAAGCCGGCTGGTGGGACGGATTCGTGGGGCCTGGGGCTCCGATCGATACGGACCGCTACTTCGTGGTGGCCCCCGGCATGGTCGGCGGCTGCAACGGGTCGACGGGGCCGGGCAGCGCCGCCCCCGACGGGAGGGCCTACGGTTCGCGTTTCCCGCTGACCACGCTGCGGGACGCCGTGCGGCTGGAGGCCAGGCTGGCCGACGCGCTCGGCGTCGATGTCTGGCACACGGTGCTCGGTGGTTCAATGGGCGGCGCACGCGCCTTGGAGTGGGCTGCGACGTTCCCCGAGCGGGTGCAGCGGTGCGTGCCCATTGCCACGACGGCGGCCTCCACGGCGGAACAGATTGCTTTCGCGCAGATTCAGACGCAGGCGATCCGCCTCGATCCCCGCTTCGACGGCGGGGACTACTACAGTGCTCCGGCGACGGCCCCGGGCGGCGTGGCCGGATTGGGGGAGGGGCCGGTGGCAGGCCTCGGCATCGCCCGGCGCATGGCACACATCACCTACCGTTCCGACGTGGAGTTTCACGCGCGGTTCGGCCGTCAAGCGCAGGCGGGGGAGGACCCCTACGCGGCCCTGCCGGGCGAGCGCGGACGCTACCAAATTGAGAGCTACCTGGACCACCAGGCCGGGAAGTTGGTGGGTCGGTTCGACGCGAATGCCTACCTCATCATCACGGAAGCCCTCATGAGTCACGACGTCGGCCGCGGCCGCGGCGGGCTCGCACGCGTGCTCGGCTCGTTGGGGCACATCCAGTTTTTGGTGGCCGCCGTGGATTCTGATCGCCTCTACTGGCCAGCGCAGTCGGAGGAGATGGCTCGGCTGCTCGGCGCCGGTCCCGTCGAATACATCACCACGCCCATCGGACACGATGGTTTCTTGACCGACGCGCAGCAGCTGGCCGGAGCCCTGCGGCGCCGGATCTTCACCGACTAA
- a CDS encoding bifunctional o-acetylhomoserine/o-acetylserine sulfhydrylase: MTQHSTQAHWSFETRQIHSGHVPDPGNGARALPIFQTTSFVFPSAESAAARFALAELEPIYTRIGNPTTDAVEARIADLEGGVGALLLSSGQAATSFALLNVAESGDHIVASPSLYGGTQNLLKHTLKRLGIEVTFVADPDDLEAWRAAIRPRTKALFAEVVSNPRQDVLDIEGVASVAHAAGVPLLVDNTLATPYLIRPLEHGADVVIHSATKYLGGHGTAIAGVIVDGGTFDFAADPERFPTFNTPDESYNGLVFARDLGVGSALGANLAFILKARVQLLRDLGSSLSPFNAFLIAQGLETLSLRIERHVANANTVAEWLQDRDDVVRVAYAGLKSSPWYERGQKYGPRGTGAVVAFEVAGGSAAGQAFVDGLSLHSHVANIGDVRSLAIHPASTTHAQLSEAEQAAAGVTPGLVRLAVGIEHVDDIIADLEAGFAAVEARATAEPREAAV, translated from the coding sequence ATGACGCAGCACAGTACTCAGGCCCATTGGTCCTTTGAAACCCGCCAGATTCACTCCGGCCACGTGCCGGACCCCGGCAACGGCGCCCGCGCCCTGCCGATCTTCCAGACCACGTCCTTCGTGTTCCCGAGCGCCGAATCGGCCGCCGCCCGCTTTGCGCTCGCCGAGCTCGAGCCGATCTACACCCGGATCGGCAACCCCACTACCGACGCGGTGGAGGCGCGGATCGCGGATCTCGAGGGCGGCGTGGGCGCCCTCCTGCTGTCCTCGGGCCAGGCCGCCACGTCCTTTGCGCTATTGAACGTGGCGGAGTCCGGGGACCACATCGTCGCCAGTCCCAGCCTGTACGGGGGGACGCAGAACCTGCTCAAGCACACGCTGAAGCGTCTCGGAATCGAGGTCACCTTCGTGGCCGACCCGGATGATCTCGAGGCATGGCGTGCCGCGATCCGTCCACGCACCAAGGCGCTGTTCGCCGAAGTCGTCTCCAACCCACGCCAAGATGTCCTGGACATTGAGGGCGTCGCCTCCGTCGCCCACGCGGCAGGAGTGCCCCTGCTGGTGGACAACACGCTGGCCACGCCATACCTCATCCGCCCGCTGGAGCACGGAGCCGACGTCGTGATCCACTCCGCCACAAAGTACCTCGGCGGGCACGGCACCGCGATCGCTGGCGTCATCGTCGATGGCGGAACGTTCGACTTCGCGGCCGATCCGGAGCGTTTCCCTACCTTCAACACGCCGGACGAGTCCTACAACGGGCTGGTCTTCGCCCGGGATCTTGGGGTGGGCAGCGCCCTGGGCGCCAATTTGGCGTTTATCCTCAAGGCCCGGGTGCAATTGCTCCGGGACCTCGGATCCTCCCTCTCGCCCTTCAACGCGTTCCTGATCGCCCAAGGTCTGGAGACGCTCAGCCTCCGGATCGAGCGCCACGTGGCCAACGCCAACACCGTCGCCGAATGGCTTCAGGACCGGGACGACGTCGTCCGCGTCGCCTACGCCGGGTTGAAGTCCAGCCCGTGGTACGAGCGCGGCCAAAAGTATGGGCCGCGCGGCACAGGAGCCGTCGTCGCCTTCGAGGTGGCGGGCGGCAGCGCCGCCGGGCAGGCCTTCGTCGATGGCCTCAGCCTGCACTCGCACGTCGCGAACATCGGCGACGTCCGCTCGCTCGCCATCCATCCGGCGAGCACCACCCACGCCCAACTCAGCGAGGCCGAGCAGGCCGCAGCGGGCGTGACGCCGGGCTTGGTGCGCCTCGCGGTCGGCATCGAGCACGTTGACGACATCATCGCGGACCTGGAGGCCGGATTCGCCGCCGTCGAGGCCCGCGCCACCGCCGAACCACGCGAGGCCGCTGTTTAG